A single Atribacteraceae bacterium DNA region contains:
- a CDS encoding HAD-IIA family hydrolase, producing the protein MVNKKSYLIDMDGVLVYGEKAIPGAREFIQRLEEGGHKYLVLTNNSRYVPLDLQHRLRSVGISLDARHFYSSAMATASFVRSQKPNGSAFVVGGTGLYQALNEVGYVLTDYNPDFVILGELEAYSYDKIIRASQLILSGTPFIATNPDASGPSDYGIIPACGAVAALLEKATGQAPYFVGKPNPLIMRLALRYLDEHSENAVMVGDRMDTDIVVGLEAGLETILVLTGVTKAEMVTRFPYRPHCVVDSVAEIEL; encoded by the coding sequence ATGGTGAATAAGAAGAGTTATTTGATAGATATGGATGGTGTGCTGGTTTATGGAGAGAAGGCCATACCGGGGGCACGCGAGTTTATCCAGCGATTGGAGGAGGGTGGGCATAAGTACCTGGTTTTAACCAACAATTCCCGGTACGTTCCGCTTGATTTACAGCACCGGCTGCGTTCAGTGGGCATCTCGCTCGATGCCCGGCATTTTTATTCCAGCGCCATGGCTACCGCCAGCTTTGTGCGATCTCAAAAACCCAACGGGTCGGCTTTTGTGGTCGGGGGGACCGGCCTTTACCAGGCCCTGAACGAAGTTGGATACGTCCTGACCGATTATAATCCGGACTTTGTTATCCTGGGCGAGCTTGAGGCCTATTCCTATGACAAGATAATCAGGGCGTCCCAATTAATATTGAGCGGAACCCCTTTTATCGCCACCAATCCCGACGCCTCAGGGCCCAGCGACTACGGCATTATTCCTGCCTGCGGAGCGGTCGCTGCCCTTTTAGAGAAGGCGACCGGTCAAGCCCCCTACTTTGTGGGGAAACCCAATCCGTTGATTATGCGGTTGGCCTTACGTTATCTGGATGAACACTCGGAAAACGCAGTAATGGTCGGTGACCGGATGGATACCGACATCGTCGTCGGCTTGGAGGCCGGGTTAGAAACGATTTTGGTGCTTACCGGTGTTACCAAAGCCGAGATGGTTACCCGCTTTCCTTACCGTCCGCATTGCGTGGTTGATTCGGTGGCCGAAATCGAACTGTGA